The Streptomyces vietnamensis genome contains a region encoding:
- a CDS encoding helix-turn-helix domain-containing protein, with amino-acid sequence MRAKRPRPAPLEDRIPVQEVLDRYEAGEAARCLAEEFSVSERSIFRLLERYDIPRRGIRANLPLSNKEIVRRYLVERQEIKQIAAELGVSRHTVASRLDEEGVVRRVGHRGVNLPDDEIRDRHAQGESIRSIARSYGVSPPTIRARISGDLGD; translated from the coding sequence CACCTCTGGAGGACCGGATACCGGTCCAGGAAGTCCTGGACCGGTACGAGGCTGGCGAGGCAGCCCGTTGTCTGGCTGAGGAATTCTCCGTCAGCGAGCGGTCGATCTTCCGGCTGCTGGAAAGGTACGACATACCTCGGCGCGGGATCCGGGCAAACCTTCCGCTATCGAACAAGGAGATCGTTCGGCGCTATCTCGTCGAGCGGCAGGAGATCAAGCAGATCGCCGCAGAGCTCGGGGTAAGCCGCCATACCGTGGCCAGTCGTCTTGATGAGGAGGGCGTCGTTCGGCGCGTGGGACACCGCGGGGTGAACCTCCCCGATGACGAGATCCGTGACCGCCATGCCCAGGGTGAGTCCATCCGCTCCATTGCGCGCTCTTACGGAGTCTCTCCACCCACCATCCGCGCACGGATATCAGGCGATCTGGGCGATTAG